A single Desulfovibrio piger DNA region contains:
- the ruvC gene encoding crossover junction endodeoxyribonuclease RuvC, which translates to MADTSLVVLGVDPGSQRTGWGIIAEQSGVLRLVDCGIIRTTSGGEKEFSRRLAVIYRQLADVVGRYRPQEAAIEQVFTARNAASALKLGQARGVAVAACAAHGMPVSDYEPTLVKKSVVGTGRAEKEQVAFMVRRLLNVRGEGWALDTTDALAVAICHLTMRRLKLLARR; encoded by the coding sequence ATGGCGGATACGTCTCTTGTGGTCCTGGGGGTCGACCCCGGCTCCCAGCGCACGGGCTGGGGCATCATCGCGGAGCAGTCCGGCGTGCTGCGTCTGGTGGATTGCGGCATCATCCGCACAACCTCCGGCGGCGAAAAGGAATTCTCCCGGCGGCTGGCCGTCATCTACCGGCAGCTGGCGGACGTGGTGGGCCGTTACCGTCCGCAGGAGGCCGCCATCGAACAGGTCTTCACGGCCAGGAACGCGGCCAGCGCCCTCAAGCTGGGCCAGGCCCGCGGTGTGGCCGTGGCGGCTTGTGCGGCGCATGGCATGCCGGTGAGCGATTATGAACCCACGCTGGTCAAAAAATCCGTGGTGGGCACCGGCCGCGCGGAAAAGGAGCAGGTGGCCTTCATGGTACGGCGCCTGCTCAATGTGCGCGGTGAGGGCTGGGCCCTGGACACCACGGACGCCCTGGCCGTGGCCATCTGCCATTTGACCATGCGCCGCCTGAAGCTCCTGGCCCGGCGCTGA
- a CDS encoding RlmE family RNA methyltransferase: MKEYRDHYFLKAKRENYPARSVYKLKELDAKFKLFRQGMRVLDLGAAPGSWSLGAAEKVGPRGLVLGCDIQTTETAFPPQVTFMQEDVFNRSDAFEARLREMGPFDVVMSDMAPRTTGTKFTDQARSLELACEALEVARLHLKPGGSFIVKIFMGPDIQEMLQPMRRAFKAVKSFKPKSSRAESKETFFVGMGFRAEARPAAQDAGTDGAADTGREPGAL, encoded by the coding sequence ATGAAGGAATATCGGGATCATTATTTTCTCAAGGCCAAGCGCGAGAATTATCCGGCCCGTTCCGTGTACAAGCTCAAGGAACTGGACGCGAAGTTCAAGCTCTTCCGCCAGGGGATGCGCGTTCTGGATCTGGGCGCGGCTCCGGGCTCGTGGTCGCTGGGCGCCGCCGAAAAGGTGGGCCCGCGCGGGCTCGTGCTGGGCTGCGACATCCAGACCACGGAGACCGCCTTCCCGCCGCAGGTCACCTTCATGCAGGAGGACGTGTTCAACCGCTCCGATGCCTTTGAAGCCCGCCTGCGCGAGATGGGGCCCTTCGACGTGGTCATGAGCGACATGGCGCCCCGTACCACCGGGACCAAGTTCACGGACCAGGCCCGTTCGCTCGAGCTGGCCTGCGAGGCCCTGGAAGTGGCGCGCCTGCACCTCAAGCCCGGCGGCAGCTTCATCGTCAAGATTTTCATGGGGCCGGACATCCAGGAGATGCTCCAGCCCATGCGCCGCGCCTTCAAGGCCGTCAAATCCTTCAAGCCCAAGAGCTCCCGGGCCGAGAGCAAGGAGACCTTCTTCGTGGGCATGGGGTTCAGGGCCGAGGCGCGTCCTGCCGCGCAGGATGCGGGCACGGACGGAGCCGCCGACACCGGACGGGAGCCCGGCGCCCTCTAG
- a CDS encoding DUF268 domain-containing protein, giving the protein MFLKIIKKFFINPIQECSKRYYRLFIFIIDFFKKKNSLEDGRFLCRWRDCFPCLADNTGTTGFDYHYIYHTAWAIRQINKFSPSKHIDISSSLYFVTALSAYLPTEFYDYRPAQIKLSNLKTDKADLLALDFESNSIESISCMHVLEHIGLERYGDPFDPQGDLKAISELKRVVKPEGRLFVVVPMGDISRIQYNAHRIYSYNIFISYFDNFIINKFSFITDSGEFIEFASPDDISGQKYGCGCFELQKKSTEMSI; this is encoded by the coding sequence ATGTTCCTGAAAATTATAAAAAAATTTTTTATCAATCCTATCCAGGAATGCAGTAAACGATATTATCGACTCTTTATTTTCATCATCGATTTTTTCAAGAAAAAAAATTCCCTGGAGGATGGACGTTTTTTGTGTAGGTGGAGAGATTGCTTCCCCTGTTTAGCTGATAATACAGGAACAACAGGATTCGATTATCACTATATCTATCATACAGCATGGGCCATCAGACAGATAAATAAATTTTCTCCCTCAAAGCATATCGATATTAGTTCATCACTGTACTTCGTGACTGCGTTATCTGCGTATCTCCCCACAGAATTTTATGACTATCGTCCTGCGCAAATTAAACTAAGTAATTTAAAAACAGATAAAGCTGATTTGCTTGCTCTTGATTTTGAATCAAATTCCATAGAAAGCATTTCATGTATGCATGTTCTTGAACATATAGGTCTTGAGCGTTATGGTGACCCTTTTGATCCTCAGGGAGATCTTAAGGCAATTTCTGAGCTTAAACGGGTCGTCAAACCTGAGGGAAGACTTTTTGTAGTTGTTCCTATGGGGGATATCTCAAGGATACAATATAATGCGCATAGGATATACTCTTATAATATATTTATATCATATTTCGATAATTTTATAATAAACAAGTTTTCATTCATAACAGATTCAGGAGAGTTTATAGAGTTTGCATCTCCCGATGACATATCTGGCCAAAAATATGGTTGTGGCTGTTTTGAACTGCAAAAAAAATCTACAGAGATGAGTATATGA
- a CDS encoding peptidylprolyl isomerase codes for MKKSTLFTRLLPVLLLACALLAAPQDIRAQGPDPVVKLETSMGDILVRLDARKAPMTTANFLEYVKAGQYDGTIFHRVIKDFMIQGGGMTASLREKGTRAPIKNEADNGLRNRKYTIAMARTSDPHSATAQFFINVRDNSFLDHRSKDPQGWGYAVFGKVIRGQDVVDQIAAVKTGSRGYYEDVPMQPVIIKRATIVE; via the coding sequence ATGAAGAAATCCACGCTCTTCACCCGTCTGCTGCCCGTCCTGCTGCTGGCCTGCGCCCTGCTGGCCGCCCCCCAGGACATCCGCGCCCAGGGCCCGGACCCCGTGGTCAAGCTGGAGACCAGCATGGGCGACATCCTCGTGCGTCTGGACGCCCGCAAGGCCCCCATGACCACGGCCAACTTCCTGGAATACGTCAAGGCCGGCCAGTACGACGGCACCATTTTCCACCGCGTCATCAAGGACTTCATGATCCAGGGCGGCGGCATGACCGCCAGCCTGCGCGAAAAGGGCACCCGCGCCCCCATCAAGAACGAAGCCGACAACGGCCTGCGCAACCGCAAGTACACCATCGCCATGGCCCGCACGTCCGACCCGCACTCGGCCACGGCCCAGTTCTTCATCAACGTCAGGGACAACAGCTTCCTCGACCACCGCAGCAAGGACCCGCAGGGCTGGGGCTATGCCGTGTTCGGCAAGGTCATCCGCGGCCAGGACGTGGTGGACCAGATCGCGGCCGTCAAGACCGGCAGCCGCGGCTATTACGAGGACGTGCCCATGCAGCCCGTCATCATCAAGCGCGCCACCATCGTGGAATAA
- the gmd gene encoding GDP-mannose 4,6-dehydratase gives MKKALITGITGQDGAYLAEFLLNKGYEVHGIKRRSSLFNTDRIDHLYQGPHQKGRKFVLHYGDLSDAGNLIRIMQEVQPDEVYNLAAQSHVQVSFESPEYTANVDALGTLRLLEAIRMLGLEKKTRFYQASTSELFGKVQEIPQTEKTPFYPRSPYACAKLYSYWITVNYREAYGMYACNGILFNHESPVRGETFVTRKITRALARILLGLSSCLYLGNMNARRDWGHARDYVEMQWLMLQQEQPDDFVIATGRQFSVRDFVNAAAAELGLSLAWQGEGLEETATVVAVDADKAALAARGKALTIRVKEGDTIVRVDPRYFRPTEVETLLGDPAKAREKLGWKPRTTFEAMVQEMARYDLELALRDAVVEDAGFTSFKHEE, from the coding sequence ATGAAGAAAGCACTCATCACCGGCATCACCGGTCAGGACGGCGCCTATCTGGCGGAATTCCTTCTGAACAAGGGCTATGAGGTCCACGGCATCAAGCGCCGCTCTTCCCTGTTCAATACGGACCGTATCGACCATCTTTATCAGGGGCCGCACCAGAAAGGCCGCAAGTTCGTACTGCACTACGGGGATCTTTCCGACGCCGGCAATCTGATCCGCATCATGCAGGAAGTGCAGCCGGACGAGGTCTACAATCTGGCGGCCCAGAGCCATGTGCAGGTCTCCTTCGAATCGCCCGAGTACACCGCCAATGTGGACGCCCTGGGTACCCTGCGCCTTCTGGAGGCCATCCGCATGCTGGGGCTGGAAAAGAAGACCCGTTTCTATCAGGCCTCCACTTCGGAACTGTTCGGCAAAGTGCAGGAGATCCCGCAGACGGAGAAGACGCCCTTCTATCCCCGTTCGCCCTATGCCTGCGCCAAGCTCTATTCCTACTGGATCACGGTCAACTATCGTGAAGCCTACGGCATGTATGCCTGCAACGGCATCCTTTTCAACCACGAGTCCCCGGTGCGTGGCGAGACCTTCGTGACCCGCAAGATCACCCGTGCCCTGGCGCGCATCCTGCTGGGCCTGTCCTCCTGCCTCTACCTGGGCAACATGAACGCCAGGCGCGACTGGGGCCATGCCCGCGACTATGTGGAGATGCAGTGGCTCATGCTGCAGCAGGAACAGCCCGACGATTTCGTCATCGCCACGGGGCGCCAGTTCTCGGTGCGGGATTTCGTCAATGCCGCGGCCGCCGAGCTGGGCCTGAGCCTTGCATGGCAGGGGGAAGGCCTGGAAGAGACCGCCACCGTGGTGGCTGTTGACGCGGACAAAGCCGCGCTGGCCGCCCGGGGCAAGGCACTGACGATCCGTGTCAAGGAAGGGGACACCATCGTACGTGTGGATCCGCGCTATTTCCGTCCCACCGAGGTGGAGACCCTGCTGGGCGATCCGGCCAAGGCCAGGGAAAAGCTGGGCTGGAAGCCGCGTACCACCTTTGAGGCGATGGTGCAGGAAATGGCCCGCTACGACCTGGAGCTGGCCCTGCGCGACGCCGTGGTGGAGGACGCCGGTTTCACCAGCTTCAAGCACGAGGAATAG
- a CDS encoding YebC/PmpR family DNA-binding transcriptional regulator: protein MSGHSKWANIQHRKGRQDAKRGKVFTKAAKEIIIAAKNGGDPAGNPRLRAAIAAAKAVNLPKDKIEAAIRKGTGEDAGGDLTECFYEGYGPAGIAIMVEVATDNKNRTVAEVRHLFTKHGGSLGTDGSVSWMFDRKGVITVEKAAYTEDQMMEVAMEAGADDVIDDDDVWTLQTAMADFAAVRDALESAGVTMQSAELAMVPQNLVAVDAEAAQKVIRLMEALDDNDDVQNVYANADFPEDMDMD from the coding sequence ATGTCTGGGCACAGCAAATGGGCCAATATCCAGCACCGCAAGGGCCGTCAGGACGCCAAGCGCGGCAAGGTTTTCACCAAGGCCGCCAAGGAAATCATCATCGCTGCCAAGAACGGTGGCGATCCTGCGGGCAACCCTCGTCTGCGTGCGGCCATTGCCGCTGCCAAGGCCGTGAACCTGCCCAAGGACAAGATCGAAGCCGCCATCCGCAAGGGCACCGGTGAGGACGCGGGCGGCGACCTGACCGAATGCTTCTACGAAGGTTACGGCCCCGCCGGTATCGCCATCATGGTGGAAGTGGCCACCGACAACAAGAACCGCACCGTGGCCGAAGTGCGCCACCTGTTCACCAAGCACGGCGGCAGCCTGGGCACCGACGGCAGCGTGAGCTGGATGTTCGACCGCAAGGGCGTCATCACCGTGGAAAAGGCCGCCTACACCGAAGACCAGATGATGGAAGTGGCCATGGAAGCCGGCGCCGACGACGTCATCGACGATGACGATGTCTGGACCCTCCAGACCGCCATGGCCGACTTCGCGGCCGTGCGCGACGCCCTGGAATCCGCCGGTGTGACCATGCAGTCCGCCGAACTGGCCATGGTGCCCCAGAACCTGGTGGCCGTGGACGCCGAGGCCGCCCAGAAGGTCATCCGTCTCATGGAAGCTCTGGACGACAACGACGACGTGCAGAACGTCTACGCCAACGCCGACTTCCCCGAAGACATGGATATGGACTAG
- a CDS encoding Bax inhibitor-1/YccA family protein — MTARTIAQSAVSAVSIYMRQVYMWMTAGLAITAVTAFAVASSPDLQMAILGNMAIMIALIVAQFGLVIALSAAVHKMSATTATAVFIAYSALTGLTLSSIFVVYPIGSIANAFLTATGTFLAMSVYGTVTRRDLTGMGNFLIMGLFGIIIASIVNIFLASSMMDFVISCIGVLIFTGLTAYDTQKLRVFGMNAPVDDATAMRRGALLGALELYLDFINLFLMLLRLFGGNRD, encoded by the coding sequence ATGACTGCTCGTACCATTGCGCAAAGCGCTGTGAGCGCCGTTTCCATCTATATGCGCCAGGTCTACATGTGGATGACCGCCGGCCTGGCCATCACGGCCGTGACGGCCTTTGCCGTGGCGTCCAGCCCCGACCTGCAGATGGCCATCCTGGGCAACATGGCGATCATGATCGCCCTCATCGTGGCCCAGTTCGGTCTGGTCATCGCCCTGAGCGCCGCTGTCCACAAAATGTCGGCCACCACGGCCACGGCGGTGTTCATCGCCTATTCGGCCCTGACCGGCCTGACCCTGTCCAGCATCTTCGTGGTCTATCCCATCGGCTCCATCGCCAATGCCTTCCTGACGGCCACGGGCACCTTCCTGGCCATGTCGGTGTACGGCACGGTGACCAGGCGTGACCTGACCGGCATGGGCAACTTCCTGATCATGGGCCTGTTCGGCATCATCATCGCGTCCATCGTCAACATCTTCCTGGCCAGCAGCATGATGGACTTCGTCATCAGCTGCATCGGCGTGCTGATCTTCACCGGCCTTACCGCCTATGATACCCAGAAGCTGCGCGTCTTCGGCATGAACGCCCCTGTGGACGACGCCACGGCCATGCGCCGCGGTGCCCTGCTGGGCGCCCTGGAACTGTATCTGGACTTCATCAACCTGTTCCTGATGCTGCTGCGCCTGTTCGGCGGCAACCGCGACTAG
- a CDS encoding ATP-grasp fold amidoligase family protein, producing MYMLKKIKHKIIHLLRKYQPFNALMYFYNSHGRLPNKSLRKSSFNDFLYYRKKQLWNVDLSKYTDKIKCKEYIKETIGPGYCVPIQGIFNIAEDIIPNKLTYPCVLKSNHASGQVIFLNSPNDITDSVLQQANAWLKVDYFKLSSEPSYKNIKPKLFVEPMLNLGAVSDYKFFCFSGIVKAIQVDINRFTNHQRCYYSKSWEKLKFSCHFPLYPLPLPRPNKLDEMIRIAEKVSKRFIFVRIDLFETPEKIFMGEMTFFPGNGTEQISPDSANIWLMQALKESPNLI from the coding sequence ATGTATATGCTTAAAAAAATTAAACATAAAATAATACATCTGTTACGTAAATATCAGCCGTTTAATGCACTAATGTATTTTTATAATAGTCACGGGCGGTTACCTAACAAATCTTTACGAAAGTCAAGTTTCAACGATTTCTTATATTATAGAAAAAAACAACTTTGGAATGTAGACCTTTCAAAATATACTGATAAAATAAAGTGTAAGGAATATATAAAAGAGACGATTGGTCCTGGATATTGTGTCCCTATCCAAGGAATTTTTAACATTGCTGAAGATATTATTCCGAATAAATTAACATATCCATGTGTATTAAAAAGCAATCATGCTTCTGGACAAGTCATATTTCTTAATTCTCCTAATGATATTACAGATAGCGTTTTGCAGCAAGCTAATGCGTGGCTTAAAGTTGACTATTTCAAGCTATCTTCTGAACCCAGTTACAAAAATATAAAACCAAAGCTTTTTGTGGAGCCGATGCTTAATTTAGGTGCTGTTAGTGATTATAAATTTTTTTGTTTTTCTGGTATAGTAAAAGCTATTCAAGTTGATATCAATAGGTTTACTAATCATCAACGCTGCTATTATTCGAAATCCTGGGAAAAACTTAAATTTAGCTGCCACTTTCCACTATACCCTCTACCTCTGCCTCGACCGAATAAGCTTGATGAAATGATTCGTATTGCCGAAAAAGTCTCAAAGCGATTTATTTTTGTACGTATAGATTTATTTGAAACACCAGAAAAAATTTTTATGGGGGAAATGACGTTTTTTCCAGGTAATGGAACAGAGCAAATTTCTCCTGACTCCGCAAATATATGGCTTATGCAAGCCCTTAAGGAATCACCTAACCTTATTTAA
- a CDS encoding alpha-1,2-fucosyltransferase, translating to MSHITVQMCGGLGNQMFQYAMGRALSLRHHVPLILDISWFSGPMTGCTKRKYLLDIFPHIASSKDISYYNRYAIQKWKRIGKRILSYFFPAESTIIQPYFAYWPQIELVNPPAYLSGYWQSEKFFSPYTIKIKQDFTFPTLPEGEAIFLAQKIKSAPDSVAVHIRRGDYVTDKRAQSCHGNIPLSFYKDALDYIKDIYGEITIFVFSDDPAWVKEYFDYRKNIPIIVNLNFSDHPYHDMHLMSLCKHHVIANSTFSWWGAWLGTQQGLTIAPAQWFADEKFEKYKDIFCKEWIIM from the coding sequence ATGAGCCATATTACTGTTCAAATGTGTGGGGGGCTCGGCAACCAGATGTTCCAGTACGCCATGGGACGCGCCTTATCTTTACGGCATCACGTCCCCCTTATTTTGGATATCAGCTGGTTTTCAGGCCCTATGACAGGCTGCACTAAACGAAAATATCTACTAGATATTTTTCCCCATATAGCCTCTTCTAAAGATATATCATACTATAATCGATATGCTATACAAAAATGGAAAAGGATTGGAAAACGTATCCTCTCTTATTTTTTCCCTGCCGAATCAACTATCATACAACCGTATTTTGCTTATTGGCCACAAATAGAATTGGTAAATCCTCCTGCGTATTTATCCGGATACTGGCAAAGTGAAAAATTTTTTTCTCCATATACAATTAAAATTAAACAAGATTTTACATTTCCCACTTTACCTGAGGGAGAAGCGATTTTTTTAGCGCAAAAAATTAAAAGCGCGCCTGACAGTGTTGCAGTCCACATCCGGCGTGGCGATTATGTCACTGATAAGCGTGCTCAATCTTGTCATGGGAATATCCCGCTGTCATTTTATAAAGATGCACTAGACTATATCAAAGATATATATGGGGAAATAACTATTTTTGTTTTTAGCGATGATCCTGCATGGGTAAAGGAATATTTTGATTATAGAAAAAATATCCCCATTATTGTTAATTTAAATTTTTCAGATCATCCATATCATGATATGCATCTTATGTCTTTATGCAAGCATCACGTCATTGCAAACTCAACATTCTCTTGGTGGGGAGCTTGGTTAGGAACCCAGCAGGGCCTGACAATAGCTCCAGCTCAATGGTTTGCAGATGAAAAATTTGAAAAATACAAAGATATATTTTGTAAAGAATGGATTATCATGTAG
- the fcl gene encoding GDP-L-fucose synthase, producing MQKDKKFFVAGHRGLVGSAICRALRRAGYENLCVRSHAELDLTEQQAVRDFFAAEKPDYVILAAAKVGGIHANAAYPAQFIYENLQIQNNVIHSAWQNGVKKFLFLGSSCIYPKLCPQPIKEEYLLTGALEPTNDAYALAKISGIKMCQAYRKQYGFDAISAMPTNLYGTGDNYHPENSHVIPAMIRRFHEAKMQGLAQVSIWGTGTPLREFLHADDMADACVFLLEHYSDFEHVNVGSQQEMTIMDIARLVARVVGYDGQILTDPSKPDGTPRKLMDSGRLFGMGWQPRIDLEEGLRAAYADFCTNYR from the coding sequence ATGCAGAAAGACAAAAAATTTTTTGTGGCCGGACATCGAGGGCTTGTGGGCAGCGCCATCTGTCGCGCCCTGCGTCGTGCCGGGTATGAGAACCTGTGCGTTCGCAGCCACGCGGAGCTGGACCTGACAGAACAGCAGGCCGTGCGCGACTTTTTTGCCGCTGAAAAACCGGACTATGTCATTCTGGCTGCGGCCAAGGTGGGCGGTATCCACGCCAATGCCGCCTATCCGGCCCAGTTCATCTATGAGAACCTCCAGATCCAGAACAACGTCATCCATAGTGCCTGGCAGAACGGCGTAAAAAAATTCCTCTTTCTGGGCTCGTCCTGCATCTATCCCAAGCTCTGCCCGCAGCCCATCAAAGAGGAATACCTGCTCACCGGCGCCCTGGAGCCCACCAATGATGCCTATGCCCTGGCCAAGATCTCGGGCATCAAGATGTGCCAGGCCTATCGCAAGCAATACGGCTTTGATGCCATCAGCGCCATGCCTACGAACCTCTATGGCACAGGTGACAATTACCACCCGGAAAACAGCCATGTGATCCCGGCCATGATCCGCCGTTTCCATGAGGCCAAGATGCAGGGGCTTGCCCAGGTGAGCATCTGGGGTACAGGCACCCCCCTGCGGGAATTTTTGCACGCGGACGACATGGCCGATGCCTGTGTCTTCCTGCTGGAACATTATTCGGATTTCGAACATGTGAACGTGGGCAGCCAGCAGGAGATGACCATCATGGACATCGCCCGCCTGGTGGCACGCGTGGTGGGCTATGACGGCCAGATCCTCACCGATCCTTCCAAACCGGACGGCACGCCACGCAAGCTCATGGATTCCGGCCGGCTGTTCGGCATGGGCTGGCAGCCGCGGATCGATCTGGAAGAAGGGCTGAGGGCGGCCTATGCGGATTTTTGTACCAACTACCGCTAA
- a CDS encoding class I SAM-dependent methyltransferase: protein MNYALDREYWIERTLKKIPANSKILDAGAGELGKKKYCSHLRYVSQDFAQYDGQGDGHGLQTDTWDQTKLDIISDITAIPVESASFDAVMCIEVFEHLPDPLAALQEFSRIVHSGGYLILTAPFCSLTHFAPYHFITGFNRYWYEKHLPTYDFEIIELTSNGNFLSYLHQELNRIPYIVEKYNLSKLSLFEKIAKKIINRYLLKNIEKAHQTNELLCFGYQIFAKRK, encoded by the coding sequence ATGAACTATGCATTAGATCGAGAATACTGGATTGAGAGAACCCTCAAAAAAATCCCTGCAAATTCAAAAATTTTGGATGCCGGAGCTGGAGAGCTCGGCAAAAAAAAATATTGTTCACATTTACGATATGTATCTCAAGATTTTGCTCAATATGATGGCCAAGGGGATGGGCACGGTCTGCAAACAGATACCTGGGATCAGACAAAACTCGATATCATTTCTGATATAACAGCTATCCCTGTGGAGAGCGCTAGCTTTGATGCAGTGATGTGCATTGAAGTTTTCGAACATCTTCCTGATCCGCTGGCAGCTCTCCAAGAGTTTTCTCGAATCGTGCACTCTGGAGGATATCTTATTCTTACTGCTCCATTCTGTTCCTTGACACACTTTGCTCCCTATCACTTCATAACAGGATTTAATCGTTATTGGTATGAAAAACATCTCCCTACATACGATTTCGAAATCATTGAGCTCACTTCAAATGGCAATTTTCTTTCTTATCTGCATCAAGAGTTGAATAGAATTCCTTATATCGTAGAAAAATACAACCTATCCAAATTAAGTTTATTTGAAAAAATAGCCAAAAAAATTATCAATCGTTATTTACTAAAAAATATAGAAAAGGCACATCAGACCAACGAACTACTCTGTTTTGGTTACCAAATTTTTGCCAAGAGGAAATAA
- a CDS encoding ABC transporter ATP-binding protein — protein MLKAQLLEAFQRIYCVLPPALQRSFWIVMALTIVVALAEFALAGAVSLLGVVLASPQSIVQHPFMQQLVGWLPVLRPALDDPRLLLALLLCLLCGTTLLKTVMLALLTWRQSRYSQMVSMHLGVRLFQGYMRAPYIWHTGQKISDLITILNWRANTGTFLFQSLQVLSQLLVVATLLMAICCMAPLAGTLVVSITGLAATGIFRCSRRWVHKYSQQCANAQQTSMKLIHTGLNGIRDILICGQQEKFIDQYATTEQRYMQGQSVLPVFPPLPSWILEFVGICLLLGTALLLHWQEATLAHVSATLALLAAVAWRLLPIMNRVVQGLLIMQQQLPTVAPILQKVQEVEALPLPAAEERPCPLRKEIRFEHVCFRYPNTGEGHKNALQDISLRIPKGSMIGLIGPSGAGKSTIVSLLTGLYRPGSGRILVDGQELDDSLRAGWMRSIGYVPQSPFLLNGSLAENIAFSQWGQKIDRRRVEECCRMAAIDFLDDLEDGIDTIIGERGVRLSGGQLQRVSIARALYSRPQLIIFDEATSALDTMTEHDIQKTIENLRKQMTVIIIAHRLTTVEKCDWLYWIKNGEIYMAGNSKNILKKYTSDKF, from the coding sequence ATGCTGAAAGCCCAGCTCCTGGAGGCCTTTCAACGAATTTATTGCGTTCTGCCTCCAGCTTTGCAACGAAGCTTCTGGATCGTCATGGCCCTGACGATCGTCGTGGCTCTGGCAGAATTCGCTCTGGCTGGGGCAGTCTCTCTGCTGGGCGTTGTTTTGGCCTCTCCTCAAAGCATTGTGCAGCATCCCTTCATGCAGCAGCTGGTGGGCTGGCTGCCCGTACTGCGCCCGGCACTGGATGACCCCCGCTTGTTGCTGGCCCTGCTTCTCTGCCTGCTGTGCGGCACCACTCTGCTCAAGACCGTGATGCTGGCCCTGCTTACCTGGCGCCAGAGCCGCTACAGCCAAATGGTCAGCATGCATCTGGGCGTACGCCTGTTTCAGGGGTATATGCGCGCACCCTATATCTGGCACACTGGTCAGAAGATCAGTGATCTGATTACTATCCTGAACTGGCGTGCCAATACTGGCACATTTCTGTTCCAAAGCCTTCAGGTACTATCCCAGCTTCTGGTGGTAGCCACCTTGCTGATGGCAATCTGCTGTATGGCACCCCTGGCCGGGACGCTGGTGGTCAGTATCACCGGTTTGGCTGCAACAGGTATCTTTCGCTGCAGCCGTCGCTGGGTGCACAAATACAGCCAGCAATGCGCCAATGCCCAGCAGACTTCCATGAAACTTATCCATACGGGCCTCAACGGTATCCGGGATATCCTCATTTGTGGGCAACAGGAAAAGTTCATCGATCAATACGCCACTACGGAACAGCGTTATATGCAGGGACAGAGCGTGCTGCCGGTCTTTCCACCTTTACCGTCGTGGATACTGGAATTCGTAGGGATCTGCCTCTTGCTGGGCACTGCACTACTGCTGCACTGGCAGGAGGCTACCTTGGCCCATGTGAGCGCTACCCTGGCCCTATTGGCAGCCGTAGCCTGGCGCCTGCTGCCCATCATGAACCGTGTGGTACAGGGACTGCTTATCATGCAGCAACAGCTGCCCACGGTAGCCCCTATCCTTCAGAAGGTGCAGGAGGTTGAGGCACTGCCCTTGCCTGCTGCTGAGGAACGCCCCTGCCCCTTGCGGAAAGAAATCCGCTTCGAGCATGTCTGTTTTCGCTACCCCAATACCGGAGAAGGGCACAAGAATGCTCTGCAGGACATCAGCCTGCGCATCCCCAAGGGCAGCATGATCGGCCTGATCGGCCCCTCAGGCGCGGGCAAGAGCACCATCGTCAGTCTGCTCACCGGCCTGTACAGGCCTGGCAGCGGCAGGATACTGGTGGACGGACAGGAGCTGGACGACAGCCTGCGCGCGGGCTGGATGCGGAGCATTGGCTATGTGCCGCAAAGTCCTTTTCTGCTCAACGGCAGTCTGGCCGAGAACATCGCCTTCAGCCAGTGGGGCCAAAAGATCGACCGCCGGCGCGTGGAAGAATGCTGCCGCATGGCAGCTATAGACTTTCTTGATGACTTAGAAGATGGCATTGATACCATTATTGGAGAACGAGGCGTACGCCTTTCCGGTGGCCAGCTACAGCGTGTCTCAATTGCTCGTGCTCTCTATAGCCGACCGCAGCTTATTATTTTTGATGAGGCTACCTCAGCCCTCGACACAATGACTGAACATGATATTCAAAAAACAATTGAAAACCTTCGTAAGCAGATGACGGTTATCATTATTGCACACCGCTTAACAACAGTCGAAAAATGTGACTGGCTATACTGGATAAAAAATGGAGAAATCTATATGGCTGGCAACAGCAAAAATATATTAAAAAAATATACCTCAGACAAATTTTAA